From the genome of Canis lupus baileyi chromosome 32, mCanLup2.hap1, whole genome shotgun sequence, one region includes:
- the TYRO3 gene encoding tyrosine-protein kinase receptor TYRO3 isoform X1, translated as MALRRSMGRPGLPPLPPPPPPPPPLLLLAGLAAVLLAEPAAAGLKLMGAPVKLTVSQGQPVKLNCSVEGMEEPEIQWVKDGAVVQSVDQVYIPVSEQHWIGFLSLKSVERSDAGRYWCQVEDGGETETSQPVWLTVEGVPFFTVEPKDLAVPPNAPFQLSCEAVGPPEPVTIVWWRGGTKVGGPAPSPSVLNVTGVTQSTEFSCEAHNLKGLASSRPATVRLQALPAAPFNITVTKLSSSNASVAWMPGADGRALLQSCTVQVTQAPGGWEVLAVVVPVPPFTCLLRDLAPATNYSLRVRCANALGPSPYADWVPFRTKGLAPAIAPQNLHAIRTDSGLILEWEEVIPEGPLEGPLGPYKLSWVQDNGTQGELTVDGTRANLTGWDPQKDLTVRVCISNAVGCGPWSQPLVVSSHDHAGQQGPPHSRTSWVPVVLGVLTALVTAAALALILLRKRRKETRFGQAFDSVMARGEPAVHFRAARSFNRERPERIEATLDSLGISDELKDKLEDVLIPEQQFTLGRMLGKGEFGSVREAQLKQEDGSFVKVAVKMLKADIIASSDIEEFLREAACMKEFDHPHVAKLVGVSLRSRAKGRLPIPMVILPFMKHGDLHAFLLASRIGENPFDLPLQTLVRFMVDIACGMEYLSSRNFIHRDLAARNCMLAEDMTVCVADFGLSRKIYSGDYYRQGCASKLPVKWLALESLADNLYTVHSDVWAFGVTMWEIMTRGQTPYAGIENAEIYNYLIGGNRLKQPPECIEDVYELMYQCWSADPKQRPSFTCLRMELESILGHLSVLSTSQDPLYINLERAEEPAEGGHLELPGGDQASSGAGDGNGGGAVGATPSDYRYILSPGGLAERPRQEEQQPESPVGEAQRLLLLQQGLLPHSSC; from the exons ATGGCGCTGAGGCGGAGCATGGGGCGGCCGGGGCtcccgccgctgccgccgccgccgccgccgccgccgccgctgctgctgctggcggGTCTGGCCGCTGTGCTGCTCGCGGAGCCCGCGGCCGCAG GCCTGAAGCTCATGGGAGCCCCAGTGAAGCTGACTGTGTCTCAGGGGCAGCCGGTGAAGCTCAACTGCAGTGTGGAGGGAATGGAGGAGCCTGAGATACAGTGGGTGAAGGACGGGGCTGTGGTCCAGAGTGTGGATCAGGTGTACATCCCAGTCAGTGAGCAGCACTGGATTGGCTTCCTCAG CCTGAAGTCAGTGGAGCGCTCTGATGCAGGCCGGTACTGGTGCCAGGTGGAGGATGGGGGTGAAACGGAGACCTCCCAACCAGTATGGCTCACAGTAGAAG GTGTGCCATTTTTCACTGTGGAGCCAAAAGATCTGGCAGTGCCACCCAATGCCCCTTTCCAACTGTCTTGTGAGGCCGTGGGTCCCCCTGAACCTGTTACCATTGTGTGGTGGAGAGGAGGCACAAAGGTTGGGGGACccgctccctctccttctgttttaAATGTAACAG GGGTGACCCAGAGCACCGAGTTCTCCTGTGAAGCTCACAACCTTAAAGGCCTGGCCTCTTCTCGCCCAGCCACTGTTCGCCTTCAAG cactgcctgcagcccccTTCAACATTACAGTGACAAAGCTCTCCAGCAGCAACGCTAGTGTGGCCTGGATGCCAGGTGCTGATGGCCGGGCCCTGCTCCAATCCTGTACTGTCCAG GTGACACAAGCGCCAGGAGGCTGGGAGGTCCTGGCTGTTGTGGTCCCCGTGCCACCTTTTACCTGCCTGCTCCGGGACCTGGCACCTGCCACCAACTACAGCCTCAGGGTGCGCTGTGCCAACGCCTTGGGGCCTTCTCCGTATGCTGACTGGGTACCCTTTCGGACAAAGGGTCTAG CCCCAGCCATCGCTCCCCAGAACCTCCATGCCATCCGCACAGACTCAGGCCTCATCCTGGAGTGGGAAGAAGTGATCCCCGAGGGACCTTTGGAAGGCCCCCTGGGACCCTACAAACTGTCCTGGGTTCAAGACAACGGAACCCAG GGTGAGCTGACGGTGGATGGGACCAGGGCCAACTTGACAGGCTGGGATCCTCAGAAGGACCTGACTGTGCGTGTGTGCATCTCCAATGCAGTTGGCTGTGGGCCCTGGAGTCAGCCACTGGTGGTCTCTTCTCATGACCATGCAG GCCAGCAGGGCCCTCCCCACAGCCGCACATCCTGGGTGCCTGTAGTCCTGGGTGTCCTGACAGCCCTGGTGACAGCCGCTGCCTTGGCCCTCATCCTGCTTCGAAAGAGGCGGAAGGAGACACGGTTTGG GCAAGCCTTTGACAGTGTCATGGCCCGGGGGGAGCCAGCCGTTCACTTCCGGGCAGCCCGGTCCTTCAATCGGGAGAGGCCTGAGCGCATCGAGGCCACAT TGGACAGCTTGGGCATCAGCGATGAACTCAAGGACAAATTGGAGGATGTGCTCATCCCCGAGCAGCAGTTCACCCTGGGCCGGATGTTGGGCAAAG GAGAGTTTGGTTCAGTGCGGGAGGCCCAGCTGAAGCAGGAGGATGGCTCCTTTGTAAAAGTGGCCGTCAAGATGCTGAAAG cTGACATCATTGCTTCAAGCGACATTGAAGAGTTTCTCAGGGAAGCAGCTTGCATGAAGGAATTTGACCACCCACATGTGGCCAAGCTTGTTG GGGTGAGCCTCCGTAGCAGGGCCAAAGGCCGCCTCCCCATCCCCATGGTCATCTTGCCCTTCATGAAGCATGGAGACCTGCATGCCTTCCTTCTTGCCTCCCGGATTGGAGAGAACCCCTTT GACCTGCCCCTGCAGACCCTGGTCCGGTTCATGGTGGACATTGCCTGTGGCATGGAGTACCTGAGCTCCCGGAACTTTATCCACCGAGACCTGGCTGCTCGGAATTGCAT GCTGGCAGAAGACATGACAGTGTGTGTAGCTGACTTTGGGCTCTCCCGGAAGATCTATAGTGGGGACTACTACCGCCAGGGCTGTGCCTCCAAGTTGCCTGTCAAGTGGCTAGCCCTGGAGAGCCTGGCTGACAACCTGTATACCGTGCACAGTGACGTG TGGGCCTTCGGGGTGACCATGTGGGAGATCATGACTCGTGGGCAGACGCCATATGCTGGCATTGAGAACGCTGAGATTTACAACTACCTCATCGGCGGGAACCGCCTGAAACAGCCTCCAGAGTGTATAGAAGACGT GTATGAGCTCATGTACCAGTGCTGGAGTGCCGACCCCAAGCAGCGCCCGAGTTTTACATGCCTACGGATGGAGCTGGAGAGCATCCTGGGCCACCTGTCTGTGCTGTCCACCAGCCAGGACCCCTTGTACATCAACCTGGAGAGAGCTGAGGAGCCTGCCGAGGGAGGCCACCTGGAGCTGCCTGGCGGGGACCAGGCCAGCAGCGGGGCTGGGGATGGCAATggtgggggggcagtgggggccACCCCCAGTGACTATCGGTACATCCTCAGCCCTGGGGGGCTAGCCGAGCGGcccaggcaggaggagcagcagccagAAAGCCCtgtcggtgaggcccagaggctgctgctgctgcagcaaGGGCTACTGCCCCACAGTAGCTGTTAG
- the TYRO3 gene encoding tyrosine-protein kinase receptor TYRO3 isoform X3, whose product MALRRSMGRPGLPPLPPPPPPPPPLLLLAGLAAVLLAEPAAAGLKLMGAPVKLTVSQGQPVKLNCSVEGMEEPEIQWVKDGAVVQSVDQVYIPVSEQHWIGFLSLKSVERSDAGRYWCQVEDGGETETSQPVWLTVEGVTQSTEFSCEAHNLKGLASSRPATVRLQALPAAPFNITVTKLSSSNASVAWMPGADGRALLQSCTVQVTQAPGGWEVLAVVVPVPPFTCLLRDLAPATNYSLRVRCANALGPSPYADWVPFRTKGLAPAIAPQNLHAIRTDSGLILEWEEVIPEGPLEGPLGPYKLSWVQDNGTQGELTVDGTRANLTGWDPQKDLTVRVCISNAVGCGPWSQPLVVSSHDHAGQQGPPHSRTSWVPVVLGVLTALVTAAALALILLRKRRKETRFGQAFDSVMARGEPAVHFRAARSFNRERPERIEATLDSLGISDELKDKLEDVLIPEQQFTLGRMLGKGEFGSVREAQLKQEDGSFVKVAVKMLKADIIASSDIEEFLREAACMKEFDHPHVAKLVGVSLRSRAKGRLPIPMVILPFMKHGDLHAFLLASRIGENPFDLPLQTLVRFMVDIACGMEYLSSRNFIHRDLAARNCMLAEDMTVCVADFGLSRKIYSGDYYRQGCASKLPVKWLALESLADNLYTVHSDVWAFGVTMWEIMTRGQTPYAGIENAEIYNYLIGGNRLKQPPECIEDVYELMYQCWSADPKQRPSFTCLRMELESILGHLSVLSTSQDPLYINLERAEEPAEGGHLELPGGDQASSGAGDGNGGGAVGATPSDYRYILSPGGLAERPRQEEQQPESPVGEAQRLLLLQQGLLPHSSC is encoded by the exons ATGGCGCTGAGGCGGAGCATGGGGCGGCCGGGGCtcccgccgctgccgccgccgccgccgccgccgccgccgctgctgctgctggcggGTCTGGCCGCTGTGCTGCTCGCGGAGCCCGCGGCCGCAG GCCTGAAGCTCATGGGAGCCCCAGTGAAGCTGACTGTGTCTCAGGGGCAGCCGGTGAAGCTCAACTGCAGTGTGGAGGGAATGGAGGAGCCTGAGATACAGTGGGTGAAGGACGGGGCTGTGGTCCAGAGTGTGGATCAGGTGTACATCCCAGTCAGTGAGCAGCACTGGATTGGCTTCCTCAG CCTGAAGTCAGTGGAGCGCTCTGATGCAGGCCGGTACTGGTGCCAGGTGGAGGATGGGGGTGAAACGGAGACCTCCCAACCAGTATGGCTCACAGTAGAAG GGGTGACCCAGAGCACCGAGTTCTCCTGTGAAGCTCACAACCTTAAAGGCCTGGCCTCTTCTCGCCCAGCCACTGTTCGCCTTCAAG cactgcctgcagcccccTTCAACATTACAGTGACAAAGCTCTCCAGCAGCAACGCTAGTGTGGCCTGGATGCCAGGTGCTGATGGCCGGGCCCTGCTCCAATCCTGTACTGTCCAG GTGACACAAGCGCCAGGAGGCTGGGAGGTCCTGGCTGTTGTGGTCCCCGTGCCACCTTTTACCTGCCTGCTCCGGGACCTGGCACCTGCCACCAACTACAGCCTCAGGGTGCGCTGTGCCAACGCCTTGGGGCCTTCTCCGTATGCTGACTGGGTACCCTTTCGGACAAAGGGTCTAG CCCCAGCCATCGCTCCCCAGAACCTCCATGCCATCCGCACAGACTCAGGCCTCATCCTGGAGTGGGAAGAAGTGATCCCCGAGGGACCTTTGGAAGGCCCCCTGGGACCCTACAAACTGTCCTGGGTTCAAGACAACGGAACCCAG GGTGAGCTGACGGTGGATGGGACCAGGGCCAACTTGACAGGCTGGGATCCTCAGAAGGACCTGACTGTGCGTGTGTGCATCTCCAATGCAGTTGGCTGTGGGCCCTGGAGTCAGCCACTGGTGGTCTCTTCTCATGACCATGCAG GCCAGCAGGGCCCTCCCCACAGCCGCACATCCTGGGTGCCTGTAGTCCTGGGTGTCCTGACAGCCCTGGTGACAGCCGCTGCCTTGGCCCTCATCCTGCTTCGAAAGAGGCGGAAGGAGACACGGTTTGG GCAAGCCTTTGACAGTGTCATGGCCCGGGGGGAGCCAGCCGTTCACTTCCGGGCAGCCCGGTCCTTCAATCGGGAGAGGCCTGAGCGCATCGAGGCCACAT TGGACAGCTTGGGCATCAGCGATGAACTCAAGGACAAATTGGAGGATGTGCTCATCCCCGAGCAGCAGTTCACCCTGGGCCGGATGTTGGGCAAAG GAGAGTTTGGTTCAGTGCGGGAGGCCCAGCTGAAGCAGGAGGATGGCTCCTTTGTAAAAGTGGCCGTCAAGATGCTGAAAG cTGACATCATTGCTTCAAGCGACATTGAAGAGTTTCTCAGGGAAGCAGCTTGCATGAAGGAATTTGACCACCCACATGTGGCCAAGCTTGTTG GGGTGAGCCTCCGTAGCAGGGCCAAAGGCCGCCTCCCCATCCCCATGGTCATCTTGCCCTTCATGAAGCATGGAGACCTGCATGCCTTCCTTCTTGCCTCCCGGATTGGAGAGAACCCCTTT GACCTGCCCCTGCAGACCCTGGTCCGGTTCATGGTGGACATTGCCTGTGGCATGGAGTACCTGAGCTCCCGGAACTTTATCCACCGAGACCTGGCTGCTCGGAATTGCAT GCTGGCAGAAGACATGACAGTGTGTGTAGCTGACTTTGGGCTCTCCCGGAAGATCTATAGTGGGGACTACTACCGCCAGGGCTGTGCCTCCAAGTTGCCTGTCAAGTGGCTAGCCCTGGAGAGCCTGGCTGACAACCTGTATACCGTGCACAGTGACGTG TGGGCCTTCGGGGTGACCATGTGGGAGATCATGACTCGTGGGCAGACGCCATATGCTGGCATTGAGAACGCTGAGATTTACAACTACCTCATCGGCGGGAACCGCCTGAAACAGCCTCCAGAGTGTATAGAAGACGT GTATGAGCTCATGTACCAGTGCTGGAGTGCCGACCCCAAGCAGCGCCCGAGTTTTACATGCCTACGGATGGAGCTGGAGAGCATCCTGGGCCACCTGTCTGTGCTGTCCACCAGCCAGGACCCCTTGTACATCAACCTGGAGAGAGCTGAGGAGCCTGCCGAGGGAGGCCACCTGGAGCTGCCTGGCGGGGACCAGGCCAGCAGCGGGGCTGGGGATGGCAATggtgggggggcagtgggggccACCCCCAGTGACTATCGGTACATCCTCAGCCCTGGGGGGCTAGCCGAGCGGcccaggcaggaggagcagcagccagAAAGCCCtgtcggtgaggcccagaggctgctgctgctgcagcaaGGGCTACTGCCCCACAGTAGCTGTTAG
- the TYRO3 gene encoding tyrosine-protein kinase receptor TYRO3 isoform X2, with product MGSTQDDRPPGFVGLKLMGAPVKLTVSQGQPVKLNCSVEGMEEPEIQWVKDGAVVQSVDQVYIPVSEQHWIGFLSLKSVERSDAGRYWCQVEDGGETETSQPVWLTVEGVPFFTVEPKDLAVPPNAPFQLSCEAVGPPEPVTIVWWRGGTKVGGPAPSPSVLNVTGVTQSTEFSCEAHNLKGLASSRPATVRLQALPAAPFNITVTKLSSSNASVAWMPGADGRALLQSCTVQVTQAPGGWEVLAVVVPVPPFTCLLRDLAPATNYSLRVRCANALGPSPYADWVPFRTKGLAPAIAPQNLHAIRTDSGLILEWEEVIPEGPLEGPLGPYKLSWVQDNGTQGELTVDGTRANLTGWDPQKDLTVRVCISNAVGCGPWSQPLVVSSHDHAGQQGPPHSRTSWVPVVLGVLTALVTAAALALILLRKRRKETRFGQAFDSVMARGEPAVHFRAARSFNRERPERIEATLDSLGISDELKDKLEDVLIPEQQFTLGRMLGKGEFGSVREAQLKQEDGSFVKVAVKMLKADIIASSDIEEFLREAACMKEFDHPHVAKLVGVSLRSRAKGRLPIPMVILPFMKHGDLHAFLLASRIGENPFDLPLQTLVRFMVDIACGMEYLSSRNFIHRDLAARNCMLAEDMTVCVADFGLSRKIYSGDYYRQGCASKLPVKWLALESLADNLYTVHSDVWAFGVTMWEIMTRGQTPYAGIENAEIYNYLIGGNRLKQPPECIEDVYELMYQCWSADPKQRPSFTCLRMELESILGHLSVLSTSQDPLYINLERAEEPAEGGHLELPGGDQASSGAGDGNGGGAVGATPSDYRYILSPGGLAERPRQEEQQPESPVGEAQRLLLLQQGLLPHSSC from the exons ATGGGCAGTACCCAAGATGACCGCCCCCCTGGATTTGTGG GCCTGAAGCTCATGGGAGCCCCAGTGAAGCTGACTGTGTCTCAGGGGCAGCCGGTGAAGCTCAACTGCAGTGTGGAGGGAATGGAGGAGCCTGAGATACAGTGGGTGAAGGACGGGGCTGTGGTCCAGAGTGTGGATCAGGTGTACATCCCAGTCAGTGAGCAGCACTGGATTGGCTTCCTCAG CCTGAAGTCAGTGGAGCGCTCTGATGCAGGCCGGTACTGGTGCCAGGTGGAGGATGGGGGTGAAACGGAGACCTCCCAACCAGTATGGCTCACAGTAGAAG GTGTGCCATTTTTCACTGTGGAGCCAAAAGATCTGGCAGTGCCACCCAATGCCCCTTTCCAACTGTCTTGTGAGGCCGTGGGTCCCCCTGAACCTGTTACCATTGTGTGGTGGAGAGGAGGCACAAAGGTTGGGGGACccgctccctctccttctgttttaAATGTAACAG GGGTGACCCAGAGCACCGAGTTCTCCTGTGAAGCTCACAACCTTAAAGGCCTGGCCTCTTCTCGCCCAGCCACTGTTCGCCTTCAAG cactgcctgcagcccccTTCAACATTACAGTGACAAAGCTCTCCAGCAGCAACGCTAGTGTGGCCTGGATGCCAGGTGCTGATGGCCGGGCCCTGCTCCAATCCTGTACTGTCCAG GTGACACAAGCGCCAGGAGGCTGGGAGGTCCTGGCTGTTGTGGTCCCCGTGCCACCTTTTACCTGCCTGCTCCGGGACCTGGCACCTGCCACCAACTACAGCCTCAGGGTGCGCTGTGCCAACGCCTTGGGGCCTTCTCCGTATGCTGACTGGGTACCCTTTCGGACAAAGGGTCTAG CCCCAGCCATCGCTCCCCAGAACCTCCATGCCATCCGCACAGACTCAGGCCTCATCCTGGAGTGGGAAGAAGTGATCCCCGAGGGACCTTTGGAAGGCCCCCTGGGACCCTACAAACTGTCCTGGGTTCAAGACAACGGAACCCAG GGTGAGCTGACGGTGGATGGGACCAGGGCCAACTTGACAGGCTGGGATCCTCAGAAGGACCTGACTGTGCGTGTGTGCATCTCCAATGCAGTTGGCTGTGGGCCCTGGAGTCAGCCACTGGTGGTCTCTTCTCATGACCATGCAG GCCAGCAGGGCCCTCCCCACAGCCGCACATCCTGGGTGCCTGTAGTCCTGGGTGTCCTGACAGCCCTGGTGACAGCCGCTGCCTTGGCCCTCATCCTGCTTCGAAAGAGGCGGAAGGAGACACGGTTTGG GCAAGCCTTTGACAGTGTCATGGCCCGGGGGGAGCCAGCCGTTCACTTCCGGGCAGCCCGGTCCTTCAATCGGGAGAGGCCTGAGCGCATCGAGGCCACAT TGGACAGCTTGGGCATCAGCGATGAACTCAAGGACAAATTGGAGGATGTGCTCATCCCCGAGCAGCAGTTCACCCTGGGCCGGATGTTGGGCAAAG GAGAGTTTGGTTCAGTGCGGGAGGCCCAGCTGAAGCAGGAGGATGGCTCCTTTGTAAAAGTGGCCGTCAAGATGCTGAAAG cTGACATCATTGCTTCAAGCGACATTGAAGAGTTTCTCAGGGAAGCAGCTTGCATGAAGGAATTTGACCACCCACATGTGGCCAAGCTTGTTG GGGTGAGCCTCCGTAGCAGGGCCAAAGGCCGCCTCCCCATCCCCATGGTCATCTTGCCCTTCATGAAGCATGGAGACCTGCATGCCTTCCTTCTTGCCTCCCGGATTGGAGAGAACCCCTTT GACCTGCCCCTGCAGACCCTGGTCCGGTTCATGGTGGACATTGCCTGTGGCATGGAGTACCTGAGCTCCCGGAACTTTATCCACCGAGACCTGGCTGCTCGGAATTGCAT GCTGGCAGAAGACATGACAGTGTGTGTAGCTGACTTTGGGCTCTCCCGGAAGATCTATAGTGGGGACTACTACCGCCAGGGCTGTGCCTCCAAGTTGCCTGTCAAGTGGCTAGCCCTGGAGAGCCTGGCTGACAACCTGTATACCGTGCACAGTGACGTG TGGGCCTTCGGGGTGACCATGTGGGAGATCATGACTCGTGGGCAGACGCCATATGCTGGCATTGAGAACGCTGAGATTTACAACTACCTCATCGGCGGGAACCGCCTGAAACAGCCTCCAGAGTGTATAGAAGACGT GTATGAGCTCATGTACCAGTGCTGGAGTGCCGACCCCAAGCAGCGCCCGAGTTTTACATGCCTACGGATGGAGCTGGAGAGCATCCTGGGCCACCTGTCTGTGCTGTCCACCAGCCAGGACCCCTTGTACATCAACCTGGAGAGAGCTGAGGAGCCTGCCGAGGGAGGCCACCTGGAGCTGCCTGGCGGGGACCAGGCCAGCAGCGGGGCTGGGGATGGCAATggtgggggggcagtgggggccACCCCCAGTGACTATCGGTACATCCTCAGCCCTGGGGGGCTAGCCGAGCGGcccaggcaggaggagcagcagccagAAAGCCCtgtcggtgaggcccagaggctgctgctgctgcagcaaGGGCTACTGCCCCACAGTAGCTGTTAG